AAAACATACCAGTTAGTATCAGCATTACAGGTAAAGAATAGGGATAAACGATCTGCCTTGATGTAATCAGAATAAAAATAAAGGCAATAACGATTGCTGATCCCACACCTCCAATTGCACCCTCGATTGTTTTATTTGGCGATACAGCTGGCAACAATTTTTTTTTACCATATTTTCTACCAATCATATATGCACCTATATCTGTTGCCCAAACAACAAATAAACCATATAGTAAAATTATCAAACTAGCATCACGTGCATTGACAAAACTTTGAAATCCCATTCCAATATATAAACTAACAAGTACAGGAAAACCCGCTTCATCAATTGTATAATGATTTTTGGAAATCACAGAAATTCCTAAAATCAACATAACAATCAAATAAAAAAGAATAAAATTATTTGGTTGATTTGGTAAGAGGAAGGATAAGTAATATGTTGGGACAACTAGAAAAATTGCTCCAATAATCGATAATATTCCTTCCAAACTTGTTATACCAAGCTGATGCATTTTGAACATTTCATAAACACCTACACTCGCAAGTATAGCACCTGCTAATGCTATCAAAAATCCACCATAGATAATGATCGGTATAAAAATAATTAATGCTACAATTGCAGTTATTACTCGTTGTCTCACTCGTTTTTCTCTCCTTTATTTATTTCTTTAGGCCACCGAAACGACGACTCCGATTTTGAAATGAGGCAATTGCTGTTTCTAATAATTTATCATTAAAATCTGGCCATAAAGCATCGGTAAAAAATAATTCACTATAAGCTATTTGCCATAAAAGAAAATTACTGATGCGCTCTTCTCCACTTGTACGAATCAATAATTCTGGATCTCTCAAATTTGCTGGTAGGAAACGTGTCATCAAATTATCAGAAATTAATGCCTCATCAATTTCATCAATGGATAACAATTTATTTTCAATTTTTTCACCAATTTCTTTAACAGCTGTTACAATCTCTCCCCTACCTCCATAGTTCAAAGCAAAGTTTAAAATCATGCCAGTATTATTTTTAGTCTGTTCAATTGCCTGTTCTACGGCTTTTTGTGTATGTTTAGGTAGAAATTCCTTGTAGCCCATTACATGCACCTGAACATTTTCCTTGATCAATTCTGGTACAAATGTATCAAAAAAATCCACGGGAAGTTGCATTAAAAAATTTACTTCTTCTGTTGGACGTTTCCAATTCTCTGTAGAAAAAGCATATAATGTCAACACCTTAATACCTAGGTGATTTGCATGTTTTGTAATCTTTTTGACAGTGTTCATTCCTTCTTTATGACCGGCAATTCTTGGTAATCGTCTATTTTGTGCCCAGCGACCGTTACCATCCATAATGATTGCTATATGTTTAGGAATATCGCCATCTTGATCAAAAGTAAAGGAGCTTTCTTTTTGAATATATTTATTTTTTTGCGGAAAAAAACGTAGCATTTTTCCTCCTCCAATCCATTATATCTAGTCTATTATAGCAGTATCTGTAGAAAAAACCTATGCTAAATAGCATTTTTTCTAAATTATCAAATGGGTAAGTAAATGAATGAAAAAATTTTATTGGTATCTTATTAAGGTATTTCCCTAAAACATCGTTTAAAAAATAATTATCAAGCAAAAAAGCGATATAAAAATAAAAAATTTTTATATCGCTTTTTTGCTTGATAAAGATATCTTTCGTTTTTAACTTAATTTATACTTCTAGAATTTCTGCTTCTTTTTCTGAGGCAATATTATCAAGGTTCTTAATACTATTGTCAGTTAATTGTTGCACATCTTTTTCAGAAGTATGCAATTCATCTTCAGTAATATCTCCATTTTTGTTTTGTTTTTTTAAAGTATCCATTGTGTCTCTACGGATATTTCGAACAGCAATTTTAGCATTTTCTGCTTCTTTTTTGACTTCTTTTGCTAATTCTTTTCTACGTTCTTCTGTCAGTTGCGGAATAACTAAACGAATAATATTTCCATCACTTGTTGGACTAATACCTATATCGCTCGCTTGGATTGCTCGTTCGATATCCTTAATGGAATTTTTGTCAAATGGTGTAATCATTAAGATTCGTGCTTCCGGAATGCTAATTGTTGCCAATTGGTTTACCGGTGTCATTACGCCATAGTATTCAACTTGTATACGATCCAATAAACTAGCATTTGCTCGTCCAGCACGAATTTGTCCCAATTCACGTTGTAAATTCTGTTCTGCTTTTTTCATTCGTTCTGTTGTTTCTTTTAATAATTGATCTGTCATTCATTTTCCTCCTTAATTTAATTTATATTAAATTATCTTACTGTCGTACCGATATTTTCTCCCAAGCAGGCACGACGAATATTTCCAGGTTCATTCAAATTAAATACTACCAATGGAATATTGTTGTCCATACTTAATGAACTAGCAGTTGAATCCATTACTTGGAGTCCCTTAGAAATGACATCCAAATGGGTTAATTCATCATATTTTACAGCTGTCATGTCCACTTTTGGATCAGCAGAATAGATACCATCAACATTATTTTTTGCCATTAAAATAACATCAGCGTCTATCTCGGCAGCTCTGAGGGCGGCAGTAGTATCTGTTGAGAAATAAGGATTACCTGTTCCAGCAGCAAAAATAACCATACGTCCTTTTTCTAAATGACGTTCTGCCTTACGCCTAATATAAGGCTCTGCAATTTGACGCATATCAATTGAAGTTTGAACACGAGTTGGAACTCCTAAAGCTTCTAATCTGTCTTGTAGTGCTAATGCATTCATTACGGTAGCAAGCATCCCCATATAATCTGCCTGAGCACGTTCCATTCCCATCTGTGCACCAATTTGTCCACGCCAAATATTTCCACCACCAACAACGATTGCCATCTCAATACCTAGTTCGAATACATCTTTAATTTCTGCAACAATGTCTTTAATTACAGGAGGTTTGATACCGAAGCCATCCTCTCCAGCCAATGCTTCACCGCTTAACTTTAATATAACACGTTGATATTTTGGTTTAACCATCTAAAGTCCCTCCAATTTTTCTAAAAACATTTTATCATAAGTTGCTTTTTCTGCCACCTATTTAATAAAATTTCATTATTTACTCGTCTAATTCATGATACTGATTCGCCTAATAATAGAAATCAATCATTTTCAAAAAAAAGGAGCGCAATAATTATGCGTTCCTACCTGTTAGTTTAACAGTTTTATTTTTTCACTTGACTCATTACTTCATCTACAAAGTTATCTTCTCTTTTTTCAATTCCTTCACCAACTTCGTAACGAATAAATGATTTTACTGTTGCATCTTTAGAAGCAACATATTTTTTGACAGTTATATCTGGGTCTTTTACAAATGGTTGATCTACCAAGGTAATTTCGGCTTTAAATTTATTTAAACGACCAATAACCATTTTATCAACAATATTTGCTGGTTTTCCTTCATTCAATGCTTGTTCAGTTAACACTGCTTTTTCATGTTCCAATTCTTCATTAGGAATTTGTGATTCATCGACATAACGAGGATTAATAGCAGCAACATGCATTGCAATATCTTTTGCCATTGATTCATCAGTTGTTCCTTCTAAAACGCTTAATACAGCAATTCGTCCACCCATATGTAGGTAGGCACCGAAGGCTGCATTATCTGTTTTTTCAACAACCTCGAACCGACGGAAACTGATTTTTTCACCAATCACAGTCGTTGCTTCAATGATTTCAGATTCAATCGTTCCTTTATCTGTTTTAATGGCCATAGCTTCTTCTAAAGTTTGTGGTTTATTTTTTGCAACCGATTCAGCAATTGTTTTTACAAGTTCTTGAAACATATCATTTTTAGAAACAAAATCTGTTTCTGAATTCACTTCAACGATTGCTGCTGTATTTCCATTAACAGCAACGTTTGCTAAGCCTTCTGCAGCTACACGATCATTCTTCTTAGATGCTTTAGCCATACCTTTTTCACGTAAAAAATCAACGGCTTGCTCCATATCACCATTTACTTCGACTAATGCTTTTTTGGCATCCATCATACCAACGCCAGTCATATCACGCAATTCTTTCACCATTTTAGCTGTAAT
The genomic region above belongs to Melissococcus plutonius ATCC 35311 and contains:
- the tsf gene encoding translation elongation factor Ts encodes the protein MADITAKMVKELRDMTGVGMMDAKKALVEVNGDMEQAVDFLREKGMAKASKKNDRVAAEGLANVAVNGNTAAIVEVNSETDFVSKNDMFQELVKTIAESVAKNKPQTLEEAMAIKTDKGTIESEIIEATTVIGEKISFRRFEVVEKTDNAAFGAYLHMGGRIAVLSVLEGTTDESMAKDIAMHVAAINPRYVDESQIPNEELEHEKAVLTEQALNEGKPANIVDKMVIGRLNKFKAEITLVDQPFVKDPDITVKKYVASKDATVKSFIRYEVGEGIEKREDNFVDEVMSQVKK
- a CDS encoding phosphatidate cytidylyltransferase, giving the protein MRQRVITAIVALIIFIPIIIYGGFLIALAGAILASVGVYEMFKMHQLGITSLEGILSIIGAIFLVVPTYYLSFLLPNQPNNFILFYLIVMLILGISVISKNHYTIDEAGFPVLVSLYIGMGFQSFVNARDASLIILLYGLFVVWATDIGAYMIGRKYGKKKLLPAVSPNKTIEGAIGGVGSAIVIAFIFILITSRQIVYPYSLPVMLILTGMFSIIGQFGDLVESSIKRHYGVKDSGNILPGHGGILDRFDSLLFVFPIMHLLGIF
- the frr gene encoding ribosome recycling factor; the protein is MTDQLLKETTERMKKAEQNLQRELGQIRAGRANASLLDRIQVEYYGVMTPVNQLATISIPEARILMITPFDKNSIKDIERAIQASDIGISPTSDGNIIRLVIPQLTEERRKELAKEVKKEAENAKIAVRNIRRDTMDTLKKQNKNGDITEDELHTSEKDVQQLTDNSIKNLDNIASEKEAEILEV
- a CDS encoding isoprenyl transferase, whose protein sequence is MLRFFPQKNKYIQKESSFTFDQDGDIPKHIAIIMDGNGRWAQNRRLPRIAGHKEGMNTVKKITKHANHLGIKVLTLYAFSTENWKRPTEEVNFLMQLPVDFFDTFVPELIKENVQVHVMGYKEFLPKHTQKAVEQAIEQTKNNTGMILNFALNYGGRGEIVTAVKEIGEKIENKLLSIDEIDEALISDNLMTRFLPANLRDPELLIRTSGEERISNFLLWQIAYSELFFTDALWPDFNDKLLETAIASFQNRSRRFGGLKK
- the pyrH gene encoding UMP kinase: MVKPKYQRVILKLSGEALAGEDGFGIKPPVIKDIVAEIKDVFELGIEMAIVVGGGNIWRGQIGAQMGMERAQADYMGMLATVMNALALQDRLEALGVPTRVQTSIDMRQIAEPYIRRKAERHLEKGRMVIFAAGTGNPYFSTDTTAALRAAEIDADVILMAKNNVDGIYSADPKVDMTAVKYDELTHLDVISKGLQVMDSTASSLSMDNNIPLVVFNLNEPGNIRRACLGENIGTTVR